The following nucleotide sequence is from Trichoplusia ni isolate ovarian cell line Hi5 chromosome 10 unlocalized genomic scaffold, tn1 tig00004254_group9, whole genome shotgun sequence.
tacgaataatgaaaaatttaatccaattgccattaatttaatttgacatacACACAATTGAATCAGACACAATTTGAAGCGGAATTAATACTTCTATGAGAAGTACCTAAAAAATTtacaatcaaattcaatttattatgaacaacatactaaaaatactatattatgcGTAGTTATTGAGGATACAAACGAGAGTACATCATTTAACATGTGCATGTGAAACAATTTGGCAAAGGTCTCTAATCCTAAATACAACAGTGTTTGAATTAAACACGTGTGTCATTAAACATCGCATccgtatttataaacatttgttgtcttgtttattttttgataacgtCAACTGTTATTGTAGGTCAGTCTTAGTACTTGGAGTCATTGGCAGCGTTTGTTGACTTGATTAGATCGGATTTTAAAACccttctttgttttaattagacaaaAGAGGTTTGATATTTAAGTTCTTGAAGGTAAATTATCAGCCTcctgtaacatttttataaacggGTCGAATATCTGTTAATCAGTTTTTGATGACATAAAACTaggatattaaaagaaatacatacaaatatattgttaaagCACCTCagaatcttaaaatatttttgtactaattTGCGAGAATTGAATATACAGAGATTGAATAGAAATCTATTCAATCTCTTcgctttgcttttattttttattgaacaaaGTGAGATCAAACACATAGCACTAACAAATACTTAGAAATCTATTTTATATAATGTCCATATTACGAGCCTATCTTCAAACGTTTAAAACGTTAGCCAAGATAAAAGAGAAAGTTATGTTAAATAAACGCACGCAATAAGAAATTGTGGTGTTAAATAAATTCTACAAGTCGagaataatgataaataaaccgTGAGAAGGAATTGCTTTAGTGTcaacataaaacttattaatcTTAATGAAGatcacacattttttattaactatcgCTTAGTACAGAAATACATACGAGTATATTAATTAGGTATTAGTTTACAAAATTCatgtttaataataagtttCATTTTCCTGTTAAAACAAACGAGTTTTGACTGTAAgcgaaacaattttaaaatattgtattgtgtcTGATTATGATCGAAGTACAAATTGTTGTTGAGGAAGCAAGTTGCCTCGCATAGCGTATAGCGTCTCTTTCACTTCCCCATCCACAGCAGACTTTGAGAGCTCGTGGTAGAGGCACTAATCATATGTTTTTTCCTCTTTGTTGCAGACGGCGATATTCACTGTAATATTGCTGCCTTTCCGAGTCATTGTGATATGCTACCTCATAGTGACGGCGTGGTTTCTTGCGTGTATCGGCCTCTATGGCCTCAGCGAGGAAGACCTCAGGAGACAGCCAATGACAGGTTGGAGAAGGTAACATCCTCAGTTCATAAACAAAATGCCAATTATGAAGTCTTGAAATGCCAAATATGAGGGTTTAGACTTTATGTAGCAAGATTATCAATTTTAACCCAAATCTCTAGTCAACTAATAGTTTTACCAAGCATGTCACGGATCGTAGCAAGTCTACTgtttaactttcttttaaaGTTGGTAGGTAACATGAATTAGCGCGTTTTAGAAGGTACCTTAAAGGTAGCTAATTTAGGCCTACGGCTGATCAATGTCAAAACGATGTGAGCTGTCAAATGGTAATTACAACAAACCGAATGGGAGTCTCGTGTAGggtatagtttttatttaatccttgaCACTGGTTGATTTCTATCCAGAACAGGTATCTGcatgttatttgtatgtttgaaaccccccgcgacacaaggtttaaattctttagagcaggagtcgttttttaaaagaaaaaaatctttaaccaCTTCTTGGATCCACCAACTTACTtctctttttcacattttattgaCATTTGATAAGGTCTTACTACTTTTATCTAAGGAATAATTCAAATGGGAGTCGCTACAAGATCATTGATAAGAATAATCAAAGGTCACGGTCGATTGTACATTTGCCATGAATTAGGATGAAAAAACTTAAACCATAAAAAATGCGATCTCATTTTGTTTGAAGTATCAATTAATATCTGTGAGTGGCTTTAATTATACGAATACCtcgacttataaataaaatggtcGTCACTTATTTGcatacaataacatttatttctccgaaataacaataatgatGGTTTCGAGTGTGAGAGATTATTCTCGAAATCATTTCAATATGGTTCGAGAATTCAAGGAGACGGTGCAAAAATAGAGGTTATTTGTAAAGTACAATATCTACcacacaaattaataaaacatttaggcATGAAGGTTGCCAATGAATAAATGGATATCCTCACCAAAACAAAGATATAAGTGCAATACAATTTTTGATTGCATTAGAAGAATCTCGAAAGATCCTCGCGCTTAAAATACACTTGCCTACTGTTCAACCTACGAAGTATCTCATAAGTAGGTCAAGTAAGCTTTTAGATGCTTGTCCAGAACAATAATTCAGATTTCAAAGTCTACCTAAATAGAACGAGGTAACTAAACAATAGATGTCTAAAcaacaaaggttttatttagcTGTAACGAATCCATTTTTCACAAATTTCTGTTGTTTATAAACGTGTATTTATCGTTGCTGTCCCTCATCaatatttgctttattatttCCATCCTACTAACAGCATAATACCTAAAGAATTGACTTTCTACGAAATGTATGTCAGATACCTACGTCTCAATAACTATGTGAAATGTTCACTAGATTTCTAGCTTTTCTTGGCTGCCTGTGCCCTTGATGACGCCGCCGTCAACGCACGACGCACAACGAATTGTGCAGAAATAGActtgcaaataataaataatgatattggCATTTTGAAAGTAGAACCTTGAACGAAAACAAGTGAAAGACGAACATAGCAACGAGCTATTTATGCGTTATGAACGTCaaacatttcaacaaaaatgtaaaaccgGTAATGTCGACAAAAACCGGTTTATGATAGTTTAGAAATGTCTTACGCATTTTAAACGtgattattatttctttgataACCAagagaaacaaattaatatgcctatttaagtatgtatgtctattttaaattttgtgctttctttttatatatttatttttaattattttagtcgtGAGTTCACCGCAAATTGCCTTTGAATGCAATGCAAACGCCATCTTGTATGTCCAGAAGTAATGAAGtagcttaaaataaatgcaagtttttacattttctattaaaatcgATAAAAGTTTAAACAGATCTTTTGAAAGACACACAGAGAGGGAAGTTTctaatacaaacaaattgagGAACACTTTTCTTCCTTGTAATCCGTGAAGTACCTGTATCTTATCTATGTGATTATAAACACGAGCAAATGCTTCTATAGATAGGCATCTATTTGCAGCTGACCTGATTAAAAGATGCTTTAGAAGAAAAAGTTGTCTTTTTTAAACCG
It contains:
- the LOC113506343 gene encoding lysophosphatidylcholine acyltransferase-like, with amino-acid sequence MNGKLHSETGAFSSDDMRAEILNPFVHKLELDNTYDKIKTAIFTVILLPFRVIVICYLIVTAWFLACIGLYGLSEEDLRRQPMTGWRR